The Pseudomonas wenzhouensis genome has a segment encoding these proteins:
- a CDS encoding putative bifunctional diguanylate cyclase/phosphodiesterase, which translates to MSTLVEPMRLVLLTDSSGWAELLHEQLGALGSAYTLITAPSWVAASALFDEQALGLLLATPEQLPAPHQCPLPMVLLLDDEPAEAPPGVSDWLVRSSLNPDVLRRCLRYVREQGLLKHTLQRLAEQDPLTGIANRQGFQTLLAARLGECSGRGLVLGHLDLDNFRHANDALGHQAGDRLILQVVARLKSLLQPGDQLARLGSDEFALLLDVRRDPQRVERLAERVTEVLGEPYWIDGESLLIGCSLGLAHAQPGEGADPLLWHAHIAMQQAKSQPGCAFHVYDERLNRSARSQADLEGELRRALRRDELELHYQPRLCLQSGRIVGLEALVRWQHRERGLLSPSEFVPLAEESGLIVPLGYWVIARALRDMQWLRGRGLPPLHMAVNLSFRQFQDSQLLATLSRLIEARGVDAQWLEFELTETAVMRRSDQVQQTMLALGQLGVRFSLDDFGTGFSSFVHLNSLPITLLKIDKSFVGGMGAREENRQLVRAMINLAHNLDLEVVAEGVENDAQLDMLRQFGCDQVQGYLISKALPLAELARFLVFGKHQPQLGGS; encoded by the coding sequence GTGTCCACGCTCGTCGAGCCGATGCGGTTGGTCCTGCTGACAGATTCGTCAGGCTGGGCCGAATTGTTGCACGAGCAATTGGGGGCACTTGGCAGTGCCTATACGCTGATAACCGCGCCATCCTGGGTGGCCGCCAGCGCCCTGTTCGATGAGCAGGCCCTCGGCCTGCTGCTGGCCACACCCGAACAGCTCCCGGCGCCGCATCAATGCCCGCTGCCGATGGTGCTGTTGCTCGATGACGAGCCTGCCGAAGCGCCGCCGGGCGTCAGTGACTGGCTGGTGCGCAGCAGCCTCAACCCCGATGTTCTGCGCCGTTGCCTGCGCTATGTGCGTGAGCAGGGCCTTCTCAAGCACACCCTGCAACGGTTGGCCGAGCAGGACCCGCTGACCGGCATCGCCAATCGCCAGGGCTTCCAGACCCTGCTGGCGGCGCGTTTGGGCGAATGCAGCGGCCGTGGCCTGGTACTGGGGCATCTCGATCTGGACAATTTCCGTCACGCCAACGATGCGCTGGGGCATCAGGCCGGTGACCGGCTGATCCTGCAGGTGGTGGCGCGGCTCAAGAGCCTGTTGCAGCCCGGTGATCAACTGGCCCGGCTGGGCAGTGACGAGTTTGCACTGCTGCTCGATGTACGGCGTGATCCGCAGCGGGTCGAGCGCTTGGCCGAGCGCGTCACCGAGGTGCTGGGTGAGCCCTACTGGATCGATGGCGAGAGCCTGCTGATCGGCTGCAGCCTGGGGCTTGCCCATGCGCAGCCGGGCGAGGGCGCCGACCCGTTGTTATGGCACGCGCACATCGCCATGCAGCAGGCCAAGAGCCAGCCCGGTTGCGCCTTTCATGTCTACGACGAGCGCCTCAATCGCAGTGCGCGTAGCCAGGCCGATCTGGAAGGTGAGTTGCGCCGTGCGCTGCGCCGTGACGAGCTGGAACTGCACTATCAGCCCCGTCTGTGCCTGCAGAGCGGGCGCATTGTTGGCCTGGAGGCGCTGGTGCGTTGGCAGCACCGCGAACGTGGCTTGCTCTCGCCGAGTGAGTTCGTGCCCCTGGCCGAAGAGTCCGGGCTGATCGTGCCGCTGGGTTACTGGGTGATCGCCCGTGCCCTGCGTGACATGCAGTGGTTGCGCGGGCGTGGCCTGCCGCCGCTGCACATGGCGGTCAACCTGTCGTTCCGTCAGTTTCAGGACAGCCAGTTGCTGGCGACCCTCAGCCGCCTGATCGAGGCGCGCGGAGTCGACGCGCAGTGGCTGGAGTTCGAGTTGACCGAGACGGCCGTGATGCGCCGCAGTGATCAGGTGCAGCAGACCATGCTGGCCCTGGGGCAACTGGGGGTGCGCTTCTCGCTGGACGATTTCGGCACCGGTTTCTCGTCCTTCGTTCACCTTAACAGCCTGCCGATTACCCTGTTGAAGATCGACAAGAGTTTCGTGGGGGGGATGGGTGCGCGAGAGGAAAATCGTCAACTGGTACGGGCGATGATCAATCTGGCGCACAACCTCGATCTCGAAGTGGTGGCCGAGGGCGTGGAAAATGACGCGCAACTGGACATGTTGCGCCAGTTCGGTTGCGATCAGGTGCAGGGCTATCTGATCAGCAAAGCCTTGCCGTTGGCCGAGCTGGCGCGCTTTCTGGTGTTCGGCAAGCACCAGCCGCAGCTCGGCGGATCGTAA
- a CDS encoding NorM family multidrug efflux MATE transporter, producing MKNSLGHELAALLRLAGPLISAQLAHALMIFTDTLMMAMLGPQQLAGGALGATCYFIFSIFCTGVIAAVGSLVAIRHGAGDPGGVTRLLQSGLWLALLLAIGSALCLNFLGPLLPYLGQHPDAASQAMAFLHPLSLALPGYLCFMALRGFTSAIGHPGPVMAISIVGTLTNFIINYALIKGWFGLPALGLSGIGMTTALVSTAMALALALYILIAAQYRQYGLRLRLDRPQRTEMRALLRLGLPIGGTYAAEQGLFTFATLCMGALGSVQLAAHQIAMQTVALAFIVPQGLSYAVTFRVGLHYGAERLHLSRLAGHLGMVMGAALMLLFALLFWLLPEWIIGLFLDRHDPAFADIVSLAVSLLAIAAWFELFDGLQSIAMGAIRGLNDGRTTLLIGLTGYWCAGAPLAWLLAFPLGWGAQGVWWGLAAGLAVTATGLVLGFQWKIARLQRSNRIEGEVCLS from the coding sequence ATGAAAAATTCTCTTGGCCATGAGCTGGCGGCATTGCTGCGCCTGGCCGGCCCGCTGATCTCCGCACAGTTGGCCCATGCGCTGATGATCTTCACCGACACGCTGATGATGGCCATGCTCGGCCCACAGCAACTGGCCGGCGGCGCACTGGGCGCCACCTGCTATTTCATCTTCTCGATCTTCTGCACCGGGGTGATCGCCGCCGTTGGCAGCCTGGTCGCCATTCGTCATGGTGCGGGTGACCCCGGCGGCGTCACCCGCCTGCTGCAGAGCGGCCTGTGGCTGGCACTGCTGCTGGCCATCGGCAGCGCACTGTGCCTCAATTTCCTGGGGCCATTACTGCCTTATCTGGGTCAGCATCCTGATGCGGCGAGTCAGGCCATGGCATTCCTCCATCCACTGTCGCTGGCGCTGCCTGGCTACCTGTGCTTCATGGCCTTGCGCGGCTTTACCAGTGCCATCGGCCATCCGGGCCCGGTCATGGCCATCAGCATCGTCGGCACCCTCACCAACTTCATCATCAACTATGCGCTGATCAAGGGCTGGTTCGGTCTGCCCGCTCTGGGCCTGAGCGGCATCGGCATGACCACCGCGCTGGTCAGCACGGCCATGGCTCTGGCCCTGGCGCTGTACATCCTGATCGCCGCGCAGTACCGCCAGTATGGGCTGCGCCTTCGCCTGGACCGCCCACAGCGCACGGAGATGCGTGCCCTGCTGCGCCTCGGCCTGCCCATCGGCGGCACCTACGCCGCCGAGCAGGGGCTGTTCACCTTCGCCACCCTGTGCATGGGCGCACTGGGCAGCGTGCAACTGGCGGCGCACCAGATCGCCATGCAGACGGTGGCGCTGGCGTTCATCGTGCCGCAGGGGCTGTCCTATGCCGTGACCTTCCGCGTCGGCCTGCACTACGGCGCCGAGCGCCTGCACCTGTCGCGCCTGGCCGGGCACCTGGGCATGGTAATGGGCGCTGCCCTGATGCTGCTGTTCGCCCTGCTGTTCTGGCTGCTGCCAGAGTGGATCATCGGCCTGTTCCTCGACCGCCACGATCCGGCCTTCGCCGATATCGTCAGCCTGGCGGTCAGCCTGCTGGCGATCGCGGCCTGGTTCGAGCTGTTCGACGGCCTGCAGAGCATCGCCATGGGTGCGATTCGGGGGCTCAATGACGGGCGTACCACCCTGCTGATCGGCCTGACCGGTTACTGGTGCGCCGGCGCGCCACTGGCCTGGCTGCTCGCCTTCCCGCTCGGCTGGGGGGCACAGGGCGTGTGGTGGGGGCTGGCGGCTGGGCTGGCGGTCACGGCCACCGGCCTGGTGCTCGGCTTCCAGTGGAAGATCGCGCGCCTGCAGCGGTCGAACAGGATAGAGGGCGAGGTCTGCCTGTCGTAG
- a CDS encoding LysR substrate-binding domain-containing protein, giving the protein MNRRLPPLYALRAFEAAARHASFTRAAEELAITQSAVSRHIRTLEEHFDCRLFERCGRSLQLSEQGRALLPGVSDGFDSLARACSVLQADDGVLRLKAPTTLTVRWLLARLSHYRQVHADAEVQLTSTWMDVDKVDFRQEPFDCAVLLSDGHFPDEWESTELFAEWLIPVCSAADAADAPWTLERLLAAQQLHPTPDRRDWRRWLQATGLSDQVPLKSGQMFDMLELGIVAAARGYGVSIGDLLMVAEDVALGRLGLPWPTAVLSGESYYLVWPRAHRAQGRLRRLRDYLLAEVAALALPEVERLR; this is encoded by the coding sequence ATGAACCGCCGTCTGCCGCCGCTCTATGCGCTGCGCGCCTTCGAGGCCGCCGCGCGACATGCCTCGTTCACCCGTGCCGCCGAGGAACTGGCCATTACCCAGAGTGCGGTCAGCCGGCATATCCGCACGCTGGAGGAGCACTTCGACTGTCGCCTGTTCGAGCGTTGCGGGCGCAGCCTGCAGTTGAGCGAGCAGGGGCGTGCCCTGTTACCGGGCGTGAGTGACGGCTTCGACAGCCTGGCGCGGGCCTGTTCGGTGCTGCAGGCCGATGACGGCGTGTTGCGCCTGAAGGCGCCGACCACGCTGACCGTGCGCTGGTTGTTGGCGCGTTTGTCGCACTACCGCCAGGTGCATGCCGATGCCGAGGTGCAGCTGACCAGTACCTGGATGGATGTGGACAAGGTGGATTTCCGGCAGGAGCCCTTCGACTGTGCGGTGCTGCTGTCCGATGGCCATTTCCCCGATGAATGGGAAAGCACCGAGCTGTTTGCCGAGTGGTTGATCCCGGTGTGCAGCGCTGCCGATGCCGCGGATGCACCCTGGACGCTCGAGCGCCTGCTTGCGGCGCAACAGTTGCACCCGACGCCGGATCGCCGTGACTGGCGGCGCTGGCTGCAGGCCACCGGGCTCAGTGATCAGGTGCCACTGAAAAGCGGGCAGATGTTCGACATGCTCGAACTGGGCATTGTCGCAGCGGCGCGTGGTTATGGTGTGTCCATCGGCGACCTGTTGATGGTGGCCGAGGATGTGGCGCTCGGACGGCTCGGACTGCCCTGGCCAACAGCCGTACTGAGTGGCGAGAGCTATTATCTGGTATGGCCGCGTGCGCACCGGGCGCAGGGGCGCCTGCGGCGTTTGCGTGACTACCTGCTGGCAGAGGTCGCCGCGCTGGCGCTGCCCGAGGTTGAGCGCTTGCGCTGA
- a CDS encoding methyl-accepting chemotaxis protein: MAGAVEEFSATSQNIADNMRNTERLASANAQQTRIGRTSMDQASEALVQIAEALEQTSTVINGLGQRSQEIGGIVSVITAIADQTNLLALNAAIEAARAGEQGRGFAVVADEVRNLAGRTREATNEISAMIGSIQSETGSAIATMEQGRQLMQDGLERNAKVASALAQISEQSDAAGEQFAAITTATSEQSSTATVLSANLQSIAQANGEQRQVVANLGDTARELDHLASQLRQEVERFR; this comes from the coding sequence ATGGCCGGCGCGGTGGAGGAGTTCAGCGCCACGTCACAGAACATCGCCGACAACATGCGCAACACCGAGCGCCTGGCCAGTGCCAATGCCCAGCAGACGCGCATTGGCCGTACCTCGATGGATCAGGCCTCCGAGGCACTGGTGCAGATTGCCGAAGCCCTTGAGCAGACCTCCACGGTGATCAACGGCCTCGGTCAGCGCTCCCAGGAGATCGGCGGCATCGTCAGCGTGATTACCGCGATTGCCGACCAGACCAATCTGCTGGCGCTCAACGCCGCCATCGAAGCTGCGCGTGCAGGCGAGCAGGGCCGTGGTTTTGCCGTGGTCGCCGATGAGGTGCGCAACCTGGCCGGACGCACCCGTGAGGCGACCAACGAGATCTCGGCGATGATCGGCAGCATCCAGAGCGAGACGGGCAGTGCCATCGCCACTATGGAGCAGGGCCGGCAGCTCATGCAGGACGGCCTGGAGCGCAACGCCAAGGTGGCGTCAGCGCTGGCGCAGATCAGCGAGCAGAGCGATGCTGCTGGTGAGCAATTCGCCGCCATCACCACCGCCACCAGCGAGCAGAGCAGTACCGCGACCGTGCTCAGCGCCAACCTGCAGAGCATTGCCCAGGCCAATGGTGAGCAGCGGCAAGTGGTGGCCAACCTGGGCGACACTGCGCGCGAGCTGGACCATCTGGCCTCGCAACTGCGTCAGGAGGTCGAGCGCTTCCGTTGA
- a CDS encoding YifB family Mg chelatase-like AAA ATPase, which produces MSLAIVHSRAQVGVEAPAVTVEAHLANGLPSLTLVGLPETAVKESKDRVRSAILNAAFEFPSKRITLNLAPADLPKDGGRFDLAIALGILAASGQVPAQSLDEYECLGELALSGAVRPVQGVLPAALAARAAGRTLMVPHANAEEASLASGLKVIAVEHLLQIAAHLNGSAPLDAYLAQGLLRQSRPYPDLAEVQGQSAAKRALLVAAAGSHNLLLSGPPGTGKTLLASRLPGLLPPLDESEALQVAAIHSVASHAPLQHWPQRPFRTPHHSASGPALVGGGSRPQPGEITLAHMGVLFLDELPEFDRKVLEVLREPLESGHIVIARARDKVRFPARFQLVAAMNPCPCGYLGDPSNRCRCTPEQIQRYRAKLSGPLLDRIDLHLTVARETTALNAAPQDGESTAQAAAKVAQARARQLQRQGVANAFLDLPGLRQHCALGDADRQWLEGACERLGLSLRAAHRVLKVARTLADLAEEQHISRAHLAEALQYRPAAG; this is translated from the coding sequence ATGTCCCTGGCCATCGTCCACAGCCGCGCCCAGGTCGGCGTCGAAGCCCCGGCCGTCACCGTCGAAGCGCACCTGGCCAACGGCCTGCCGTCCCTGACCCTGGTGGGCCTGCCGGAAACGGCGGTCAAGGAGAGCAAGGATCGTGTACGCAGTGCGATCCTCAATGCCGCGTTCGAATTTCCGAGCAAGCGCATCACCCTGAATCTGGCACCTGCCGATCTGCCGAAAGACGGCGGACGCTTCGATCTGGCCATCGCCCTGGGTATTCTCGCCGCCAGCGGCCAGGTGCCGGCGCAGTCACTGGATGAATACGAATGCCTGGGCGAATTGGCGCTGTCCGGCGCGGTACGCCCGGTGCAGGGCGTATTGCCCGCCGCTCTGGCCGCACGGGCCGCCGGACGCACCCTGATGGTGCCGCACGCCAATGCCGAAGAAGCCAGCCTGGCCTCAGGGCTGAAGGTCATCGCCGTCGAGCATCTGTTGCAGATCGCCGCGCACCTCAACGGCAGCGCACCGCTCGACGCTTATCTTGCACAGGGGCTGCTCAGACAGAGCCGCCCCTACCCGGATCTGGCCGAAGTCCAGGGCCAGTCGGCCGCCAAACGCGCCTTGCTGGTGGCGGCTGCCGGCTCACACAACCTGCTGCTCAGCGGCCCGCCCGGTACCGGCAAGACGCTGCTGGCCAGCCGCCTGCCCGGCCTGCTGCCGCCGCTGGACGAAAGCGAGGCGCTGCAGGTTGCGGCGATTCATTCGGTGGCCAGCCACGCGCCTCTGCAGCACTGGCCGCAACGCCCCTTTCGCACCCCGCACCATAGCGCCTCGGGGCCGGCACTGGTCGGCGGCGGCAGCCGCCCGCAACCAGGTGAAATCACCCTGGCCCATATGGGCGTGCTGTTTCTCGACGAGTTGCCGGAGTTCGACCGCAAGGTGCTGGAAGTGCTGCGCGAACCGCTGGAAAGCGGTCATATCGTGATTGCCCGGGCACGCGACAAGGTGCGTTTCCCGGCGCGTTTTCAGTTGGTGGCGGCGATGAATCCCTGCCCGTGTGGCTACCTGGGTGACCCAAGCAACCGCTGTCGCTGCACCCCGGAGCAGATCCAGCGCTACCGCGCCAAGCTGTCGGGGCCACTGCTCGACCGCATCGACCTGCACCTGACGGTAGCCCGCGAAACAACGGCCCTCAATGCTGCACCGCAGGATGGCGAAAGCACCGCTCAGGCCGCCGCCAAGGTCGCACAGGCCCGCGCCCGGCAACTGCAGCGCCAGGGCGTGGCCAACGCCTTTCTCGACTTGCCCGGCCTGCGCCAGCATTGCGCCCTGGGCGATGCCGACCGGCAGTGGCTGGAGGGCGCCTGCGAACGCCTGGGTCTGTCCCTGCGCGCGGCCCATCGCGTGCTCAAGGTCGCGCGAACCCTGGCCGACCTGGCAGAGGAACAGCACATCAGCCGTGCCCACCTGGCCGAAGCGCTGCAGTATCGCCCCGCAGCAGGGTGA
- a CDS encoding accessory factor UbiK family protein has protein sequence MLPPKALLDTLSTHASRLFSGDSPLPRAELEAQFKALLQSGFSKLDLVSRDEFDSQMVVLARTRARLEALEAKVVELENKLNPPAD, from the coding sequence ATGCTGCCGCCAAAAGCCCTGCTCGACACCCTCAGCACTCACGCCTCGCGCCTGTTCAGTGGCGACAGCCCGCTGCCGCGTGCCGAACTGGAGGCGCAGTTCAAGGCGCTGTTGCAGAGCGGCTTCAGCAAGCTCGATCTGGTCAGCCGTGACGAGTTCGACAGCCAGATGGTGGTGCTGGCCCGCACCCGTGCCCGCCTCGAGGCACTGGAGGCCAAGGTCGTCGAGCTGGAAAACAAGCTGAACCCGCCCGCCGATTGA
- the glnK gene encoding P-II family nitrogen regulator: MKLVTAIIKPFKLDDVRESLSEIGVQGITVTEVKGFGRQKGHTELYRGAEYVVDFLPKVKIDVAIADDQLDRVIEAITKAANTGKIGDGKIFVVNLEQAIRIRTGETDTDAI, encoded by the coding sequence ATGAAACTAGTCACTGCCATCATCAAGCCGTTCAAGCTGGACGACGTGCGCGAGTCACTGTCGGAGATCGGCGTGCAGGGCATTACCGTCACCGAGGTCAAGGGCTTCGGCCGTCAGAAAGGCCATACCGAGCTGTATCGCGGAGCCGAGTATGTGGTCGATTTTCTGCCCAAGGTGAAGATCGACGTGGCCATCGCTGACGATCAGCTCGATCGTGTGATCGAGGCCATCACCAAGGCTGCCAACACCGGCAAGATCGGTGACGGCAAGATTTTCGTAGTCAACCTGGAACAGGCGATCCGTATTCGTACCGGCGAAACCGATACCGACGCGATCTAA
- a CDS encoding ammonium transporter yields the protein MDNTALTALQYGFDTFYFLICGALVMWMAAGFAMLESGLVRAKNTTEILTKNVALYATASVMYLLVGYYIMYSSPEGGIFPSLGFLIGDENTAEAVLAGGEDAPYYSARSDFFFQIVFAATCMSIVSGAVAERMKLWAFLAFAVVMTGFIYPIQGFWKWGGGFLDAAGYLDYAGSGVVHMAGASAALAGVLLLGARKGKYGPNGQVNAIPGANLPLATLGTFILWMGWFGFNGGSQLKMSTIEDANAVAQVFTNTNMAAAGGLIVALIVARLLFGKADLTMALNGALAGLVAITAEPLTPSALQATLIGGVGGALVVFSILGLDKVKIDDPVGAISVHGVVGIWGILAVCLTNEDASLGAQLLGIVSIFAWVFIASLIVWSIIKAVIGLRVSEEEEYEGVDIAECGMEAYPEFTGKK from the coding sequence ATGGATAACACAGCATTGACTGCATTGCAGTACGGCTTCGATACCTTCTACTTTCTGATCTGTGGTGCCCTGGTAATGTGGATGGCAGCGGGTTTTGCCATGCTCGAATCCGGCCTGGTGCGTGCCAAGAACACCACCGAGATCCTGACCAAGAACGTGGCGCTTTATGCCACCGCCAGCGTGATGTACCTGCTGGTCGGTTACTACATCATGTACTCCAGCCCGGAAGGCGGCATCTTCCCTAGCCTGGGTTTCCTGATCGGTGACGAGAACACCGCTGAGGCCGTTCTGGCTGGTGGCGAGGATGCACCCTACTACTCGGCCCGTTCGGACTTCTTCTTCCAGATCGTGTTTGCCGCGACCTGCATGTCGATCGTTTCCGGCGCTGTCGCTGAGCGCATGAAGCTGTGGGCTTTCCTGGCTTTCGCCGTGGTCATGACTGGCTTCATCTACCCGATCCAGGGTTTCTGGAAGTGGGGCGGTGGCTTCCTCGATGCTGCAGGTTACCTCGACTATGCCGGTTCCGGTGTGGTGCACATGGCCGGTGCTTCCGCCGCTCTGGCTGGTGTGCTGTTACTGGGTGCGCGTAAGGGCAAATACGGCCCGAATGGCCAGGTCAACGCCATTCCGGGTGCCAATCTGCCGCTGGCCACGCTCGGTACCTTCATCCTGTGGATGGGCTGGTTCGGTTTCAACGGTGGTTCGCAGCTGAAGATGAGCACCATCGAAGACGCCAACGCCGTGGCCCAGGTGTTCACCAACACCAACATGGCTGCAGCCGGTGGTCTGATCGTCGCGTTGATCGTGGCCCGCCTGCTGTTCGGCAAGGCTGACCTGACCATGGCGCTGAACGGTGCGCTGGCTGGCCTGGTGGCCATCACTGCCGAGCCGCTGACCCCGAGCGCCCTGCAGGCCACCCTGATCGGTGGCGTGGGTGGTGCGCTGGTGGTGTTCTCCATCCTCGGTCTGGACAAGGTGAAGATCGACGACCCGGTGGGTGCCATCTCCGTGCATGGCGTGGTCGGCATCTGGGGCATCCTGGCCGTCTGCCTGACCAACGAAGACGCGTCGCTGGGCGCTCAGCTGCTGGGTATCGTCAGCATCTTCGCCTGGGTGTTCATCGCCAGCCTGATCGTGTGGAGCATCATCAAGGCGGTGATCGGCCTGCGCGTCAGCGAAGAAGAGGAATACGAGGGTGTGGACATCGCCGAATGCGGCATGGAAGCCTACCCGGAGTTCACCGGCAAGAAGTGA
- a CDS encoding secondary thiamine-phosphate synthase enzyme YjbQ: protein MWQQRIISLRPRERGFHLVTEEVLGALPELAQVRVGLLHLWLQHTSASLTVNENADPAVRRDFERFFNRLVPQGEAGYEHDDEGPDDLPAHFKGSLLGVQLQLPIQQGRLALGTWQGIYLGEHRDHGGARRVVATLQGEAI, encoded by the coding sequence ATGTGGCAGCAACGCATCATCAGTCTGCGTCCGCGTGAGCGCGGTTTTCATCTGGTGACCGAAGAGGTGCTGGGCGCATTGCCGGAACTGGCGCAGGTGCGTGTCGGTCTGCTGCACCTGTGGCTGCAGCACACCTCGGCATCGCTGACGGTCAACGAGAACGCCGACCCTGCAGTGCGCCGGGATTTCGAACGCTTCTTCAACCGTCTGGTGCCGCAGGGTGAGGCAGGCTACGAGCACGATGACGAAGGGCCGGACGATTTGCCGGCGCACTTCAAGGGCAGTCTGCTGGGCGTTCAGCTGCAGCTGCCGATACAGCAGGGACGGCTGGCGCTGGGCACCTGGCAGGGTATTTACCTGGGCGAGCATCGCGATCATGGCGGTGCTCGGCGAGTGGTGGCGACCCTGCAGGGCGAGGCTATTTGA
- the sutA gene encoding transcriptional regulator SutA — protein MSDEDLEQDDLEAADEDDGEELAAADDGDSGDDEGDGEVVASSKKSKAKAVEVDELPSIEAKQKERDALARAMEEFLARGGKVQEVEPNVVADPPKKPDSKYGSRPI, from the coding sequence ATGAGCGACGAAGACCTGGAACAAGATGATCTGGAAGCGGCCGACGAGGACGACGGTGAGGAACTGGCTGCTGCCGATGACGGCGACAGTGGCGACGATGAAGGCGACGGCGAGGTCGTAGCCAGCAGCAAGAAGAGCAAGGCCAAGGCTGTCGAGGTCGACGAGCTGCCGAGCATCGAAGCCAAGCAGAAGGAGCGCGACGCCCTGGCCCGCGCCATGGAAGAGTTCCTCGCCCGTGGCGGCAAGGTGCAGGAGGTGGAGCCCAACGTGGTCGCCGACCCGCCCAAGAAGCCCGACAGCAAATACGGCAGCCGCCCCATCTGA
- a CDS encoding HAD family hydrolase produces MSIELITFDLDDTLWDVAPVMQDAEAALRNWLALHAPRLGAVPVEHLWAVRSRLLSAEPMLKHRLSELRRRILFHALEDAGYPHGEAQTLAEAGFQVFLSARHQVELFTEVHPTLEALAERFMLGVITNGNADVRRLGLSEYFRFALCAEELGIGKPDPKPFREALSRAGGVAAERAVHIGDHPSDDIAGAQAAGMRAVWFNPQGRSWEGETAPDAQIASLAELPVLLDSWS; encoded by the coding sequence ATGAGCATTGAACTGATCACCTTCGACCTCGACGACACGCTCTGGGACGTCGCCCCGGTGATGCAGGACGCCGAGGCGGCCCTGCGCAACTGGCTGGCGCTGCACGCGCCGCGTCTGGGTGCGGTACCGGTCGAACACCTGTGGGCCGTGCGCAGTCGCTTGCTGAGTGCCGAACCGATGCTCAAGCATCGCTTGAGCGAGCTGCGTCGACGCATTCTGTTTCACGCCCTGGAAGATGCCGGCTACCCACACGGCGAGGCGCAGACGCTGGCCGAAGCAGGGTTTCAAGTGTTTCTCAGCGCGCGCCATCAGGTCGAGCTGTTCACCGAGGTGCACCCGACGCTGGAAGCCCTGGCCGAGCGCTTCATGCTCGGCGTAATCACCAACGGCAATGCCGATGTACGCCGCCTGGGCCTGTCGGAATACTTCCGCTTTGCCCTGTGCGCCGAGGAGTTGGGCATCGGCAAACCCGACCCGAAACCCTTCCGTGAAGCACTCAGCCGCGCCGGCGGCGTAGCCGCCGAGCGTGCCGTGCATATCGGCGACCATCCCAGCGATGACATTGCCGGCGCCCAGGCGGCCGGCATGCGGGCGGTCTGGTTCAATCCGCAAGGACGCAGCTGGGAAGGCGAGACGGCCCCGGATGCGCAGATCGCCAGCCTGGCCGAGCTGCCAGTGCTGCTCGACAGCTGGTCGTAG
- the xerC gene encoding tyrosine recombinase XerC: MTLETHLDAYLEHLRRERQVSVHTLDGYRRDLAKLQAFCAAEGLNDWSELDTRNLRRLVARLHQQGLSGRSLARLLSATRGLYQYLLREGLCRHDPATGLSPPKRERRLPRTLDADRSAQLLDGAVEDDFIARRDQAMLELFYSSGLRLSELVGLDLDGLDLPAGLVRVRGKGNKARELPVGSLARQALEQWLPLRKLANPGDGAVFISQQGRRLGPRAVQLRVRQAGVRELGQHLHPHMLRHSFASHMLESSQDLRAVQELLGHADIATTQIYTHLDFQHLANVYDQAHPRAKRKGGSE, encoded by the coding sequence GTGACACTTGAAACCCATCTCGACGCCTACCTCGAACACCTGCGCCGCGAGCGCCAGGTGTCGGTGCATACCCTCGACGGTTATCGCCGTGATCTGGCCAAGCTGCAGGCCTTTTGTGCAGCCGAAGGCCTGAACGACTGGAGCGAGCTGGACACACGCAATCTGCGCCGTCTGGTCGCCCGCCTGCATCAGCAGGGGTTGTCCGGCCGCAGTCTGGCGCGCCTGCTCTCGGCCACCCGCGGCCTCTATCAATACCTGCTGCGTGAAGGCCTGTGCCGCCATGACCCGGCCACCGGCCTCAGCCCGCCGAAACGCGAGCGCCGCCTGCCGCGTACGCTGGACGCCGACCGCAGCGCCCAACTGCTCGACGGCGCCGTGGAGGACGACTTCATCGCCCGCCGCGACCAGGCCATGCTCGAGTTGTTCTACTCCTCGGGCCTGCGCCTGTCCGAACTGGTAGGGCTCGATCTCGACGGCCTGGACCTGCCCGCTGGGCTGGTACGGGTGCGCGGCAAGGGCAACAAGGCGCGCGAACTGCCGGTCGGCAGCCTGGCGCGACAGGCACTGGAGCAGTGGCTGCCGCTGCGCAAACTGGCCAACCCCGGAGACGGCGCGGTATTCATCAGCCAACAGGGCCGTCGCCTCGGGCCGCGCGCGGTGCAGCTGCGCGTGCGCCAGGCCGGCGTGCGCGAGCTGGGCCAGCATCTGCATCCACACATGCTGCGCCACAGCTTCGCCAGCCATATGCTGGAGTCCTCGCAGGATCTGCGCGCGGTACAGGAGCTGCTCGGCCATGCCGACATCGCCACCACGCAGATCTACACCCACCTGGACTTCCAGCACCTGGCCAATGTCTATGACCAGGCCCATCCACGCGCCAAGCGCAAAGGCGGTTCCGAATGA